In the Alligator mississippiensis isolate rAllMis1 chromosome 7, rAllMis1, whole genome shotgun sequence genome, one interval contains:
- the CLDN6 gene encoding claudin-6: MASAGMQILGLALAVLGWVGAALACALPMWKVTAFVGNNIVVAQIIWEGLWMNCIVQSTGQMQCKVYDSMLALPQDLQAARALMVVSVLVAAGALLVGIVGARCTTCVEDEASKARVAVGSGALFAFAGLLCLVPVCWSAHAIIRDFYNPLVTDAQKRELGAALYVGWAAAGLLGLGGGLLCCSCPKADRTYSAHYTAAASHPRSDYPSKNYV; encoded by the coding sequence ATGGCATCAGCAGGGATGCAGATCCTGGGCCTGGCATTGGCCGTGCTGGGCTGGGTAGGGGCGGCActggcctgtgccctgcccatgtggaAGGTGACAGCCTTCGTGGGCAACAACATTGTGGTGGCCCAGATCATCTGGGAGGGGCTGTGGATGAACTGCATTGTGCAGAGCACGGGGCAGATGCAGTGCAAGGTCTACGACTccatgctggccctgccccaggacCTCCAGGCCGCCCGTGCCCTCATGGTGGTCTCGGTGCTGGTGGCGGCTGGCGCCCTACTTGTGGGCATTGTGGGGGCCCGCTGCACCACCTGCGTGGAGGATGAGGCTAGCAAGGCCCGGGTGGCCGTGGGCTCAGGTGCCCTCTTTGCCTTCGCTGGGCTCCTCTGCCTGGTGCCCGTGTGCTGGTCGGCCCACGCCATCATCCGGGACTTCTACAACCCCCTGGTGACGGATGCGCAGAAGCGGGAGCTGGGCGCTGCCCTCTATGTGGGCTGGGCGGCTGCCgggctcctgggcctggggggtggactcctctgctgctcctgccccaaggCGGACCGGACCTACAGCGCCCACTACAcggctgctgcctcccaccctcgTAGTGATTACCCCAGCAAGAACTACGTCTGA
- the SRRM2 gene encoding serine/arginine repetitive matrix protein 2, translated as MYNGIGLPTPRGSGTNGYVQRNLSAVRHRRERAEDEGARAEPALLKRPNQDILDHERKRKVELKCLELAELMEEQGYTEGEIQEKVATFRLMLLEKDIGGKDIDTPEGRPTVTETHQLAEATERKNERLRAAFGISDSYVDGSSFDPQRRARPAPRPPDPVPPHSLVRESSSSRSPSPKQKKKKKKKDRGRSESRSPSRRERKKSSKKKKHRSESESKKRKHRSPSPKSKRKSKEKKRKRSTSESQKGRRERSSSPDSSDSSDTSRSRSRSTTAQKRGAPARRSETPPAPSRRRGETEGTSKPPAERERSTTPEPARRGRSTSPRDKREKPLPKRSPERDSRHRSPSPPHTTPFPKARDQDRPTSPSRPSSPSPARHRSKSPRSASPAPQASPPRPRPRSLSPALPVAKASDSEASSPEPPKKSLPLPQRRDPSSSPEDQRPAKPVPAKSSAARRDRSPTPSKTSKSRGTSKRDGSRSRTPVTRRGRSRSSRTPQRRARSRTPQRRARSRTPQRRGGGRSRSRTPRRGRSSRSRTPQRWGKSRSRTPPRWGRSRSPQRRGLSRSRNAGRWARSRSPARRRSRSRSPARRGRSRSRTPPRRARSRSRTPPRRARSRSRTPARRGRSRSRTPPRRARSRSRTPARRGRSVSSPRRERSQVSPRRSRSASSGDRQRRRHTRGATRRSRSESSPDLKAPKKKARVSARRSRSASRRRSRSRRSASSPPAPKSRTPPARRRRRRSSSSTPAPKRRSRTPARHRRRSRSRSSPEALRKSRTPPPRRRRSRSASSPPPATRRKSRSPPRRSRSKEKGHVAARRSRSTSSPELRQQSRAKASPEPRKASKSPAARGRSRGSVEPRKTSRSPPTRGRSRGSPELRKASKSPPARGRSGGSPEPKATSRSPPSRGHADLKTSRSPLVRARSRGSPELKKPSQSPPAWGWPRSSPEPKKASPVRGRSQVSLETKTISRSPPTRGRVRGSPELPAISRSPPTRVRAGPSPDPKKVSRFSPELKATSRSPPKARLGVSPEPRKASRGSPDLKKMSRSPPARGRSRSPSQARSGSSPELRMSRSPPGRALSPVRGHCGLSPEPKTTSKSPPPRSRAAASPEPKKTSRLSPSRGRARLSPITKEKSRSPPSRGRAGSSPLTSDKSRSPSSRSRARSSPVMKDKPKSPSARSRVGLSPAAKDKSRSPPIRGQSGASPEPKKTSRSPPLKAWAAASPEARKASRSPTIRAQSRASPELKKTSRGRSRSPPELKKTSRSPPGRARLGASPEVPGRSPPARSRQGASPELKKVSRSPTAWDRGRTSTEVKTTSRSPPARGGEGVSPELKKGLKSPAARGWAGTSPDPKVTSRSPPTRGWARSSPELKKGSRSPARSRAESSPELKKGSRSPARSRAGSSPELKKGSRSPARSRAGSSPELKKGSRSPARSRAGSSPELKKGSRSPVRSRAGSSPELKKGSRSPARSRAGSSPDLKKGSRSPARSRAGLSPDLKDKSRSPPSRGQAGSSPVRSRAGSSPELKKGSRSPVVRSRAGSSPEPKIKSRSPARGQARSSPELKKGSRSPAGRGRGGSSPESKMASRSPPARGRTGSSPELKKGSRSPAVRSRAGASPELKMRSRSPPPRGRGGSPSEPKMRPSSPPPRGRAGSSPEPKTASRSPPTRGRFRASPELKKLPSSPPSRGKAMGSPEPRKASRSPPARGRSGVSPEAKMSSRSPPVRGRGGSPPEPKMASRSRPSPSPPRLSRASSGAPATPRGPLRRRGAASPPSSPESPRACRGKREASASPVRPRSRSPPKLDVSRAPQAVVPAPPATTRPRSSAARASRSPPILERCPPAPGPQGDAPGLAEKPRSSSSSSSSSSSSSSSSSSSSSSSRQGAKAEPEALPLGPAPPPGPSGSSSSSSSSSSSSSSSSSSSSSSDSDSDSSSSSAPGSPAGPPAPIAHAQPPSPTLKEPGREGRPPEVAKRKRHSSSSSSTSSSSSSSSSSSSSSSSSSSSSSSSSSSSSSEPSPKAGTQPPPKPTPKKKASPEQRRSRSPRKPIDSLRDSRSLSYSPVERRRGPSPASPIAHDRHSDRSAHRSRSPGHKRRRDSASPRRRDSRSP; from the exons ATGTACAATGGCATAGGGCTGCCCACGCCCCGGGGCAGCGGCACCAACGGCTACGTCCAGCGCAACCTGTCGGCCGTGCGGCACCGGCGGGAGCGGGCTGAGGACGAGGGCGCCCGGGCCGAGCCCGCCTTGCTGAAGCGGCCCAACCAGGACATCCTGGACCATGAGCGCAAGCGCAAGGTGGAGCTGAAGTGCCTCGAGCTGGCTGAGCTCATGGaggagcaggg GTACACGGAGGGGGAGATCCAGGAGAAGGTGGCCACCTTCCGCCTCATGTTGCTGGAGAAGGACATTGGGGGCAAGGACATCGACACCCCTGAGGGGCGCCCCAC GGTGACGGAGACCCACCAGCTAGCCGAGGCAACGGAGCGTAAGAACGAGCGACTCCGCGCCGCCTTCGGCATCAGCGACTCCTACGTGGACGGCAGCTCCTTTGACCCCCAGCGCCGGGCACGCCCTGCTCCCCGTCCGCCTGACCCCGTCCCGCCCCACAG cctggtGCGAGAGTCCAGCAGCTCCCGGTCTCCGTCCCCCaagcaaaagaagaagaaaaagaagaaagacagAGGGAG GTCAGAGAGCCGGTCACCCTCACGccgagagaggaagaaaagctcCAAGAAGAAGAAACACCG ATCAGAATCAGAGTCGAAGAAGAGGAAACACCG GTCCCCAAGCCCCAAGAGCAAGCGCAAGTCCaaggagaagaagaggaagag GTCCACCAGCGAATCACAGAAGGGCCGGCGGGAACGCTCATCTTCACCCGACTCCTCCGACTCCTCGGATACCTCCCGCAGCAg GTCCCGAAGCACCACGGCCCAGAAACGGGGGGCCCCAGCCCGGCGGAGTGAGACGCCCCCGGCCCCCTCACGGCGCCGGGGAGAGACCGAGGGcacctccaagccccctgctgaGAGGGAGCGGTCGACCACCCCTGAGCCGGCCCGGAGGGGCCGCAGCACCAGCCCCCGGGACAAGCGAGAG AAGCCACTACCCAAGCGCAGCCCAGAACGCGACTCCCGCCACcgttcaccctcccctccccacaccacccccttccccaaggCCCGTGACCAGGAccgccccacctccccctcccggcccagctccccctcccctgcccgccACCGGTCCAAATCCCCCCGCTCAGCCTCCCCGGCCCCCCAGGCTTCACCGCCACGGCCCCGGCCTCGCTCCCTCTCCCCGGCTCTCCCCGTGGCCAAGGCCTCCGACTCCGAGGCGTCCTCCCCGGAGCCCCCAAAgaaatccctccccctcccccagcgccGGGACCCGTCCAGCTCCCCTGAGGACCAGCGCCCGGCCAAACCGGTGCCTGCCAAGTCCTCAGCAGCCCGCCGCGACCGCTCGCCCACGCCCTCTAAAACCTCCAAGTCGCGAGGGACTTCCAAGAGGGATGGGTCGCGCTCCCGAACCCCTGTGACCCGCCGCGGGCGTTCCCGCTCCTCCCGCACCCCCCAGCGCCGTGCCCGCTCCCGCACCCCCCAGCGCCGTGCCCGCTCCCGCACCCCCCAGCGGCGTGGCGGGGGCAGGTCCCGGTCCCGGACACCGCGGCGTGGGCGTTCCAGCCGCTCCCGGACCCCCCAGCGCTGGGGGAAGTCAAGGTCACGCACGCCACCGCGCTGGGGCCGGTCTCGGAGCCCCCAGCGGCGGGGCTTGTCCCGCAGCCGCAATGCTGGGAGGTGGGCGCGGTCGCGCAGCCCGGCCCGCCGCCGGTCCCGCTCCAGGAGCCCAGCTCGCCGCGGCCGCTCCCGTTCCAGGACTCCGCCCCGGAGAGCTCGGTCCAGGTCCCGGACTCCACCCCGGAGAGCTCGGTCCAGGTCCCGGACCCCAGCCCGGCGCGGTAGATCGAGATCCCGGACCCCACCGCGGAGAGCTCGATCTAGATCCCGGACGCCGGCACGACGTGGGAGGTCAGTGTCATCTCCCCGCCGTGAGCGCTCGCAGGTCTCCCCTCGCCGCAGCCGGTCAGCATCTTCAGGGGATCGCCAGCGGCGGAGACACACCCGTGGCGCCACTCGCCGCAGCCGCTCCGAGTCGTCGCCAGACCTGAAGGCCCCCAAGAAGAAGGCGCGGGTCTCGGCCCGCCGCAGCCGTTCGGCCTCCCGGCGCCGGTCCCGGAGCCGCCGCTCGGCTTCATCCCCGCCAGCCCCCAAGTCACGCACGCCCCCAGCTCGCCGGCGCCGCCGCCGCTCGTCCAGCTCCACACCGGCCCCCAAGAGGCGGTCACGCACCCCAGCCAGGCACCGCCGTCGCAGCCGGTCCCGCTCcagccctgaagccctgaggAAGTCACGGACACCACCCCCACGGCGCAGGAGGAGCCGCTCTGCCTCGTCCCCTCCACCAGCTACCAGGAGGAAGTCAAGGTCACCACCACGTCGGAGCCGGTCAAAGGAGAAGGGGCATGTGGCTGCTCGCCGCAGTCGGtccacctcctccccagagctACGGCAGCAATCTAGAGCCAAGGCCTCGCCGGAGCCCAGGAAGGCGTCTaagtccccagctgccaggggcagatcCCGGGGATCTGTGGAGCCCAGGAAGACGTCCAGATCCCCACCAACAAGGGGCAGATCTCGGGGATCTCCAGAGCTCAGGAAAGCTTCAAAGTCTCCGCCTGCCCGGGGTAGGTCAGGGGGGTCTCCAGAGCCTAAGGCCACTTCAAGGTCCCCACCCTCCCGGGGCCATGCAGATCTGAAGACCTCTAGATCCCCACTGGTGCGAGCTCGATCCAGGGGATCTCCGGAGCTGAAGAAGCCTTCTCAATCCCCACCAGCTTGGGGCTGGCCCCGGAGCTCTCCAGAGCCGAAGAAGGCCTCGCCAGTGAGGGGGAGATCCCAGGTTTCTCTGGAGACGAAGACTATCTCTAGATCTCCCCCTACCAGGGGCCGGGTCAGAGGCTCTCCAGAGCTGCCGGCCATCTCTAGATCTCCGCCCACAAGAGTCCGAGCGGGTCCCTCTCCAGATCCAAAGAAGGTTTCTCGGTTCTCTCCGGAGCTGAAGGCAACATCCAGATCGCCCCCAAAGGCCCGGCTTGGGGTCTCTCCAGAGCCCAGGAAGGCCTCAAGGGGGTCTCCGGACCTGAAGAAGATGTCTAGGTCTCCACCGGCACGGGGGAGATCTCGGTCACCCAGCCAGGCCCGTTCAGGCTCCTCCCCAGAGCTGAGGATGTCCAGATCCCCACCTGGGAGGGCACTTTCGCCTGTCAGAGGCCACTGTGGACTCTCTCCAGAGCCCAAGACAACATCCAAGTCTCCGCCTCCacggagcagggcagcagcctctCCAGAGCCCAAGAAGACTTCCCGGTTATCACCCTCCCGGGGCCGAGCCAGACTATCTCCAATCACAAAAGAGAAGTCCAGGTCACCGCCGTCCAGGGGCCGGGCTGGGTCATCCCCATTAACGAGTGACAAGTCCAGGTCACCGTCATCCAGGTCCCGGGCCAGATCATCCCCAGTAATGAAGGACAAGCCCAAGTCACCCTCCGCAAGGAGCCGAGTGGGATTGTCCCCGGCAGCTAAGGACAAGTCGAGATCTCCACCCATCAGGGGCCAGTCAGGTGCCTCTCCAGAGCCCAAGAAGACTTCTAGGTCCCCACCGTTgaaggcctgggctgcagcctctccagaGGCGAGGAAGGCGTCTCGGTCCCCGACTATCAGGGCCCAATCCAGGGCCTCACCAGAGCTGAAAAAGACATCCAGGGGCCGGTCGCGGTCACCTCCAGAGCTCAAGAAAACATCAAGATCCCCGCCCGGCCGAGCTCGATTGGGGGCATCCCCAGAGGTGCCAGGCAGATCCCCACCTGCCCGGAGCCGCCAGGGGGCTTCTCCGGAGCTGAAGAAAGTCTCAAGGTCCCCAACAGCATGGGACCGGGGCCGGACATCTACAGAAGTGAAGACTACAAGCAGATCCCCACCCGCCAGGGGTGGCGAAGGTGTCTCTCCAGAGCTGAAGAAAGGGTTGAAGTCTCCAGCAgcacggggctgggctgggacctcTCCAGACCCCAAGGTGACATCGAGATCTCCACCCACCAGGGGTTGGGCCAGGTCATCTCCAGAACTGAAGAAGGGTTCGAGGTCTCCAGCGCGGAGCCGAGCCGAGTCATCTCCAGAGCTGAAGAAGGGTTCGAGGTCTCCAGCACGGAGCCGAGCCGGGTCGTCTCCAGAGCTGAAGAAGGGTTCGAGGTCTCCAGCGCGGAGCCGAGCCGGGTCGTCTCCAGAGCTGAAGAAGGGTTCAAGGTCTCCAGCGCGGAGCCGAGCCGGGTCGTCTCCAGAGCTGAAGAAGGGTTCAAGGTCTCCAGTGCGGAGCCGAGCTGGGTCGTCTCCAGAGCTCAAGAAGGGATCGCGGTCTCCGGCACGAAGCCGGGCTGGGTCATctccagacctgaagaagggatCAAGGTCTCCGGCGCGAAGCCGGGCTGGGTTGTCTCCAGATCTGAAGGACAAATCCAGGTCACCGCCctccaggggccaggctgggtcatcCCCAGTTCGGAGCCGGGCTGGGTCATCTCCAGAGCTCAAAAAGGGCTCTAGGTCTCCAGTAGTGCGAAGCCGGGCTGGGTCATCTCCAGAACCCAAGATAAAGTCAAGATCACCGGCacggggccaggccaggtcatcACCAGAGCTGAAGAAGGGTTCCAGGTCCCCGGCTGGACGGGGCCGGGGTGGGTCATCTCCAGAATCCAAGATGGCCTCCAGATCGCCACCAGCACGGGGCCGGACCGGGTCTTCTCCAGAGCTGAAAAAGGGGTCTAGGTCACCAGCGGTGCGGAGCCGCGCCGGGGCCTCTCCCGAGTTGAAGATGAGGTCGCGGTCTCCACCTCCAAGAGGCCGAGGGGGGTCACCTTCAGAGCCCAAGATGAGACCGAGCTCTCCACCACCGCGGGGCCGAGCCGGGTCCTCTCCGGAGCCCAAGACGGCCTCCAGGTCCCCACCCACCCGGGGTAGATTCAGAGCTTCTCCAGAACTAAAGaagctccccagctccccaccctccaggggcAAGGCCATGGGGTCTCCGGAGCCCAGGAAGGCATCTCGCTcgccccccgcccggggcagGTCAGGGGTCTCTCCAGAAGCCAAGATGTCATCCAGATCTCCGCCTGTGAGAGGCCGGGGCGGGTCCCCCCCAGAGCCCAAGATGGCCTCCAGGTCCCGCCCCTCGCCTTCGCCTCCTCGCCTCAGCCGTGCCAGCTCAGGGGCCCCTGCCACGCCCCGAGGCCCcctgaggaggaggggggcagccagCCCACCATCGTCCCCGGAGAGCCCCCGGGCCTGTCGGGGCAAAAGAGAGGCGTCGGCCAGCCCGGTGCGACCCCGCTCTCGGTCCCCACCGAAGCTGGACGTGTCCCGAGCCCCCCAGGCAGtggttccagctcctccagccacCACCCGGCCCCGGAGCAGCGCCGCCCGGGCCTCCCGGTCCCCCCCCATCCTGGAgcgctgcccccctgcccccggccctCAAGGTGATGCCCCCGGCCTGGCAGAGAAGCCCCGGTCCTcctcatcctcttcctcctcatcatcctcatcctcctcctcctcctcgtcctcgtcTTCCTCCTCCCGCCAGGGGGCCAAGGCAGAGCCcgaggccctgcccctgggcccagccccaccccctgggccctctggctcctcttcctcttcctcctcctcctcatcttcaTCATCATCCTCCTCGTCGTCCTCATCCTCTTCGGATTCAGACTCggactccagctccagctcgGCCCCGGGCAGCCCGGCCGGACCCCCGGCCCCCATCGCCCATGCACA GCCGCCCAGCCCCACGCTGAAGGAGCCCGGACGTGAGGGGCGCCCCCCAGAGGTGGCCAAGCGGAAGCGGcactccagcagctccagcagcacctCATCGTCATCCTCGTCTTCGTCCTCATCCTCCtcgtcctcttcctcctcctcctcgtcttCGTCCTCGTCTTCGTCCTCATCCTCCTCGGAGCCCTCCCCCAAGGCTGGCACCCAGCCCCCGCCCAAGCCAACCCCTAAGAAAAAGGCCTCACCTGAGCAGAGGAG GTCCCGCAGCCCCCGGAAGCCGATAGATTCCCTGCGCGACTCGCGCTCCCTCAGTTACTCGCCCGTTGAGCGCCGCCGCGGCCCTTCCCCTGCCTCGCCCATCGCCCACGACCGCCACAG cgaCAGGTCTGCTCATCGGAGCCGCTCGCCCGGGCACAAGCGCCGGAGAGACAGCGCCAGCCCCCGGCGGCGGGACTCAcg GTCCCCCTAg